A region of Mycteria americana isolate JAX WOST 10 ecotype Jacksonville Zoo and Gardens chromosome 11, USCA_MyAme_1.0, whole genome shotgun sequence DNA encodes the following proteins:
- the TCTA gene encoding T-cell leukemia translocation-altered gene protein codes for MSAAGWQAPWRALGALGRELAAEWAAQDVRAALCQLLLLWLGLSLLGVRLAWRAYGGAVAALCYRTGPAAARRPPGTGTGLGPGAASGPGPGPAPARPRAHSLSPAGPAGRNGAAERHCPPREGLAAEPVKTHRE; via the exons ATGTCGGCGGCGGGCTGGCAGGCCCCGTGGCGGGCGCTGGGCGCGCTGGGCCGGGAGCTGGCGGCCGAGTGGGCGGCTCAGGACGTGCGGGCCGcgctgtgccagctgctgctgctctggctgggcCTCAGCCTGCTCGGCGTCCGCCTGGCCTGGCGCGCCTACGGCGGGGCGGTGGCCGCGCTCTGCTACCGGacggggcccgccgccgcccgccggcctcccggcaccggcaccggcctgggccccggcgccgcctccggccccgggcccggccccgcgcccgcccggccccgcgcgcaCTCCCTctcccccgccggcccggccggaCGCAACGGCGCTGCCGAGCGGCACTGCCCGCCCCG AGAGGGCCTGGCTGCGGAGCCGGTGAAGACGCACCGGGAGTGA
- the AMT gene encoding LOW QUALITY PROTEIN: aminomethyltransferase, mitochondrial (The sequence of the model RefSeq protein was modified relative to this genomic sequence to represent the inferred CDS: deleted 1 base in 1 codon): MSQAPRGRAGPCEEEGRMLRAGCRAALPRRPPGSALLSGAGAGAGAGEGGLKRTPLDALHRSRGGRMVPFAGWSLPLHYEQGHLQSHLHTRRCCSLFDVSHMPQTRVYGRDRVRFMESLVVGDIAELKPGQGTLTLFTNERGGIVDDLIVTNTLEDHLYVVSNAGCADKDLAIMRGRAAELQATGGDVHLEVLDNALLALQGPSMARVLQAGLPDDLAKLSFMNSITTTVFGVPGCRVTRCGYTGEDGVEISVPAERAVELAERLLGVPEVWPAGLAARDSLRLEAGLCLYGNDIDETTTPVEAGLLWTLGKRRRAAMDFPGAAIIMAQVKEKPKRKRVGLTSVGPPIRPHTAILGPEGTPVGTVTSGCPSPSLGKNIAMGYVEAAHSRAGTALAVEVRKKQHPALVTKMPFVPTQYYMAK; the protein is encoded by the exons ATGTCCCaggcgccccggggccgggccgggccgtgc gaggaggaagggaggatgctGCGGGCGGGCTgccgcgccgcgctgccccgccgccccccgggctcCGCGCtgctgagcggggccggggccggggccggggccggggagggggggctgaaGCGGACGCCGCTGGACGCCCTGCACCGGTCCCGCGGCGGGCGGATGGTGCCGTTCGCCGGCTGGAGCCTGCCGCTGCACTACGAGCAGGGCCACCTCCAGTCCCACCTGCACACCCGCCGCTGCTGCTCCCTCTTCGACGTCTCCCACATGCCGCAG ACGCGGGTGTACGGCCGGGACCGCGTCAGGTTCATGGAGAGCCTGGTGGTGGGGGACATCGCCGAGCTGAAGCCGGGACAG GGCACCCTGACGCTGTTCACCAACGAGAGGGGCGGCATCGTGGACGACCTCATCGTCACCAACACATTGGAAGATCACCTCTACGTGGTGTCCAACGCCGGCTGCGCCGACAAGGACTTGGCCATCATGAGG GGCAGAGCGGCGGAGCTGCAGGCCACCGGCGGCGACGTCCACCTGGAGGTGTTGGACAACGCGCTGCTGGCTCTGCAAG GTCCCTCCATGGCACGGGTGCTGCAGGCGGGGCTGCCGGATGACCTGGCCAAGCTCTCCTTCATGAACAGCATCACCACGACGGTCTTTGGCGTGCCGGGCTGCCGGGTCACACGCTGCGGCTACACTGGCGAGGACGGCGTGGAG ATCTCGGTGCCCGCAGAGCGGGCGGTGGAGCTGGCCGAGCGGCTGCTGGGTGTTCCCGAGGTGTGGCCGGCAGGGCTGGCGGCCAGGGACAGCCTGCGCCTGGAGGCCGGCCTCTGCCTCTACGGCAATGACATCGACGAGACCACCACGCCTGTAGAGGCTGGGCTGCTGTGGACCTTGG GCAAGCGCCGGCGTGCAGCCATGGACTTCCCCGGCGCGGCCATCATCATGGCGCAAGTGAAAGAGAAGCCGAAGCGCAAGCGCGTGGGGCTGACGTCGGTGGGACCCCCCATCCGGCCCCACACGGCCATCCTGGGCCCCGAGGGCACGCCTGTGG GCACGGTGACCAGCGGCTGCCCCTCGCCCTCCCTGGGCAAGAACATCGCCATGGGCTACGTGGAGGCGGCGCACAGCCGGGCCGGCACCGCGCTCGCCGTCGAGGTGCGGAAGAAGCAGCACCCGGCCCTCGTCACCAAGATGCCCTTTGTGCCCACCCAGTACTACATGGCCAAGTGA
- the NICN1 gene encoding nicolin-1 translates to MSGAAGPGPGPPAGPGRSPLPCAPRPAAALQLGGGAEPARPGVAVIDLRFPRGAAADVQEIVFRNFYTAFLSVRVQRPGPTGSRRWVTCLRDYCLMPCPHTEEGSQDYFSLRRHQMLCDMDQVTAVRFILRQPSPVWLHFTIEELQIFPPGQKSPQKDFPSWLSQLTPPEQPASLHGELPDPEKVSTEVQQMWVLTEVIRARQAAARIGRFDVDGCYDINLLSYT, encoded by the exons ATgtcgggagcggcggggccggggccggggccgcccgccgggccgggccgctccccgctgccctgcgccccccgccccgccgccgcgctccagCTGGGCGGGGGGGCCgagccggcgcggcccggcgTCGCCGTCATCGACCTCCGCTTtccgcgcggcgccgccgccgac GTGCAGGAGATCGTCTTCAGGAACTTCTACACGGCCTTCCTGAGCGTGCGGGTGCAGCGCCCCGGGCCCACCGGCTCCCGCCGCTGGGTGACCTGCCTGCGGGACTACTGCCTGATGCCCTGCCCGCACACCGAGGAGGGCTCCCAGGACTACTTCTCCCTCCGCCGCCACCAG ATGCTGTGTGACATGGACCAGGTGACGGCGGTGCGGTTCATCCTGCGGCAGCCCTCCCCGGTCTGGCTCCACTTCACCATCGAGGAGCTGCAGATTTTCCCCCCTGGACAGAAG AGCCCCCAGAAGGATTTCCCCTCCTGGCTCTCCCAGCTGACCCCTCcggagcagccagccagcctgcacGGG GAGCTCCCCGACCCAGAGAAGGTGTCGACGGAGGTCCAGCAAATGTGGGTGCTGACAGAGGTGATCCGGGCTCGCCAGGCAGCTGCCCGCATCGGGCGCTTCGAC GTGGATGGCTGCTACGATATCAACCTGCTTTCCTACACGTGA
- the DAG1 gene encoding dystroglycan 1, protein MTVGCLLQPPFLGRTWLPVLLLAASAHCHWPSEPAEVVRDWENQLEASMHSVLSDLRETVPAVVGIPDSSAVVGRFFRVSIPTDLIASNGEIVQISEAGKDSLPSWLHWNAESSSLEGLPLDTDKGVHYISVTTLQPFPNGSYVPQTANVFSVEVHQEDHNEPQSVRVAVQETGDAAPFVCGSEEPVTILTVILDADLTKMTPKQRIELLNRMRSFSEVELHNMKLVPVVNNRLFDMSAFMAGPGNAKKVVENGALLSWKLGCSLSQNSVPNISKVEAPAKEGTMSARLGYPVVGWHIANKKPHLPKRMRRQINATPTPLTAIGPPTTAAQEPPTRIVPTPTSPAIAPPTETTAPPVREPIPLPRKPTVTIRTRGPIVQTPTLGPIQPTRVAEGTGTASVPIRPTMPGYVEPTAVITPPTTTTKKPRVSTLKPATPSTTDSSTATTRRPTRRPKTPRPTKPPSTTRSPISKLTTASPPTHVRTTASRIPRPWEPNEPPKLTNHIDRVDAWEGTYFEVKIPSDTFYDKEDTTTDKLQLTLKLKEQQMIEENSWVQFNSTSQLMYGMPDHNHIGKHEYFMYATDKGGLFAVDAFEIHVHKRPHGDKSPVKFKARLEGDHNAVVNDINKKIMLVKKLALAFGDRNSSTITVQDIAKGSIVVEWTNNTLPLEPCPREQIRTLSKKIADDSGGPSPAFSNVLQPEFKPLNVSVVGSGSCRHIQFIPVTKDGRVISEATPTVAAGKDPEKSSEDDVYLHTVIPAVVVAAILLVAGIIAMICYRKKRKGKLTIEDQATFIKKGVPIIFADELDDSKPPPSSSMPLILQEEKAPLPPPEYPNQSMPETTPLNQDTIGEYTPLRDEDPNAPPYQPPPPFTAPMEGKGSRPKNMTPYRSPPPYVPP, encoded by the exons ATGACTGTTGGATGCCTACTGCAGCCCCCTTTCCTGGGGAGGACTTGGCTCCccgtgctgctgctggcggcCTCTGCTCACTGCCACTGGCCCAGCGAGCCGGCAGAAGTGGTTCGGGACTGGGAAAACCAGCTGGAGGCCTCCATGCACTCCGTGCTCTCGGACCTCCGGGAGACTGTGCCGGCCGTGGTGGGCATACCGGACAGCTCTGCCGTGGTGGGACGCTTCTTCAGAGTCTCCATCCCCACGGATTTAATTGCTTCCAATGGAGAAATTGTCCAG ATCTCCGAAGCTGGGAAGGACTCCTTGCCTTCTTGGTTACACTGGAACGCAGAGAGCAGCTCCCTGGAAGGGCTGCCCCTTGACACGGACAAGGGCGTCCACTACATCTCGGTGACCACGCTGCAACCCTTTCCGAACGGGAGCTACGTGCCCCAGACCGCAAACGTCTTCTCCGTTGAGGTCCACCAAGAAGACCACAACGAGCCTCAGTCGGTGCGAGTGGCCGTCCAAGAAACAGGTGACGCAGCGCCGTTCGTGTGCGGCTCGGAAGAGCCGGTCACTATCCTGACTGTCATTTTGGATGCCGACTTAACAAAAATGACACCAAAGCAGAGGATTGAACTCTTAAACAGAATGAGAAGCTTCTCGGAGGTGGAACTTCATAACATGAAGTTGGTTCCTGTTGTAAATAACAGACTCTTTGACATGTCGGCCTTCATGGCTGGACCGGGAAATGCAAAGAAGGTGGTGGAAAACGGGGCCTTACTCTCATGGAAACTGGGATGTTCTCTGAGCCAAAACAGTGTCCCCAACATCAGCAAGGTGGAGGCTCCAGCTAAGGAAGGAACCATGTCTGCCCGCCTTGGCTACCCTGTTGTTGGCTGGCACATTGCTAACAAGAAACCTCACCTTCCAAAGAGGATGCGGCGGCAGATCAACGCCACCCCTACGCCTTTGACTGCCATCGGGCCGCCCACCACTGCCGCGCAAGAACCCCCAACCAGGATTGTCCCCACCCCGACGTCACCCGCCATCGCGCCTCCCACAGAGACGACGGCACCCCCTGTCCGGGAGCCCATACCGCTGCCGAGGAAGCCCACGGTCACCATCAGAACGAGGGGCCCCATCGTCCAGACACCTACTCTGGGACCGATCCAGCCAACCAGGGTAGCAGAAGGCACCGGCACAGCCTCCGTGCCAATTCGCCCCACGATGCCCGGGTACGTAGAGCCCACGGCAGTGATCACACCGCCCACAACTACCACCAAGAAACCGAGAGTCTCCACTCTGAAGCCAGCCACGCCATCCACGACGGATTCCTCCACGGCGACGACGCGAAGGCCTACTCGAAGACCCAAAACGCCCCGTCCGACGAAGCCTCCCAGCACGACCAGATCCCCCATCTCCAAGCTGACAACGGCCTCCCCGCCGACCCATGTACGCACCACAGCTAGCAGGATCCCCCGGCCCTGGGAGCCAAACGAGCCACCCAAGCTGACGAACCATATCGACAGGGTCGACGCGTGGGAGGGCACCTACTTCGAGGTTAAAATACCGTCAGATACCTTCTACGACAAGGAAGATACCACCACTGACAAACTGCAGCTGACCTTGAAGCTGAAGGAGCAGCAGATGATAGAGGAGAACTCGTGGGTGCAGTTCAACAGCACCAGCCAGCTCATGTACGGCATGCCGGACCACAACCACATCGGGAAGCATGAGTACTTCATGTATGCGACCGACAAAGGCGGGCTTTTTGCTGTGGATGCTTTCGAAATCCACGTCCACAAACGCCCGCACGGGGACAAGTCTCCGGTGaagttcaaggccaggctggaagGGGACCACAACGCGGTGGTGAACGACATCAATAAGAAGATCATGCTGGTGAAGAAGCTGGCTTTGGCGTTTGGCGACAGGAACAGCAGCACCATCACGGTGCAGGACATCGCCAAAGGCTCCATCGTAGTGGAGTGGACGAACAACACGCTGCCCCTGGAGCCCTGCCCCCGGGAGCAGATCCGGACTTTAAGCAAAAAAATTGCGGATGACTCCGGTGGGCCGAGCCCGGCTTTCTCCAACGTCTTGCAGCCCGAGTTCAAGCCTCTGAATGTGTCGGTGGTTGGCTCCGGCAGCTGCAGGCACATCCAGTTCATCCCCGTGACGAAGGACGGAAGGGTGATCTCCGAGGCGACGCCAACGGTGGCAGCAGGCAAAGACCCCGAGAAGAGCAGCGAGGACGACGTGTACCTGCACACCGTCATCCCCGCCGTGGTGGTGGCCGCCATCCTCCTCGTGGCCGGCATCATCGCCATGATCTGCTACCgcaagaagaggaaagggaagctgACCATCGAAGACCAGGCTACCTTCATAAAGAAAGGCGTGCCCATCATCTTTGCCGACGAGCTGGACGACTCCAAGCCTCCGCCGTCCTCCAGCATGCCCCTCATCCTCCAGGAGGAGAaagccccgctcccgcccccggaGTACCCCAACCAGAGCATGCCGGAGACCACGCCGCTCAACCAGGACACCATCGGGGAGTACACGCCGCTGCGGGACGAGGACCCCAACGCGCCGCCCTaccagcctccccctcccttcACCGCACCCATGGAGGGGAAAGGCTCCCGCCCGAAGAACATGACCCCGTACAGGTCCCCGCCGCCCTACGTCCCCCCTTAA